One Parafrankia irregularis DNA window includes the following coding sequences:
- a CDS encoding DUF3592 domain-containing protein, which produces MVGRRRGPYRARDFRRDLVRGAGLLLAGLLLATGFTARWWATASTPAGWRHTQGTVISVDHGPRGAEYVTIRLGDGGQEFHFRQSTPIWSLAATTYPHRGDRLPVVFDPGRPAEAKVEGWGDPTVEVVGWLSVAVVCYGIARLVAALYDLARERRRPPA; this is translated from the coding sequence ATGGTCGGCAGGCGGCGGGGGCCGTACCGGGCCCGGGACTTCCGTCGGGATCTGGTGCGCGGCGCCGGGCTCCTGCTGGCCGGGCTCCTGCTTGCCACCGGCTTCACGGCGAGGTGGTGGGCCACGGCGTCCACCCCCGCCGGCTGGCGCCACACGCAGGGGACGGTGATCTCGGTCGATCACGGACCGCGCGGTGCCGAGTACGTGACGATTCGTCTCGGCGATGGTGGTCAGGAGTTCCACTTCCGCCAGAGCACCCCGATCTGGAGCCTCGCGGCGACGACGTATCCGCACCGGGGCGACCGGCTTCCGGTGGTCTTCGACCCCGGTCGCCCGGCCGAAGCGAAGGTCGAGGGCTGGGGCGACCCGACCGTCGAGGTGGTGGGCTGGCTGTCGGTCGCGGTGGTCTGCTACGGCATCGCACGCCTGGTCGCGGCGCTGTACGACCTTGCTCGGGAGCGGCGCCGTCCGCCTGCCTGA
- a CDS encoding DUF58 domain-containing protein, with protein sequence MITGTGIAVAFVAAFLGIAGVALGYPELVVVAAAATLSLLVAGAWLLVTPNVTISREIHPARVVEGEPAFAQLTVTNIANRRCPPAQAQERVAGRSVGVALPALAAGGSARRTYPIPTPRRGVFEIGPLVIAHSDPLRLVHVGRALPQRSVLRVRPRVHAIPPLPTGGSPDLEGPTSDAAPRGGVAFHSLREYVRGDDPRLIHWPSTAKLRKKMVRHNVIPNDPTMLVVLDTSAAPYTGDAFEDAVRIVASLVVSGHTHGFPVVLRTTGGEQVAAGHGRESLDAALDLLAAVSPREGDPGLAGLAGMVPGEPGVALGAVTGQPAAGQLAAVTKVRPRFAMVSLVLVGEPRGRPTVSGALVVHARTSEAFAAEWTSGAGAAR encoded by the coding sequence ATGATTACCGGGACGGGGATCGCGGTCGCCTTCGTGGCGGCGTTCCTGGGTATCGCCGGGGTCGCGTTGGGATACCCCGAGCTGGTCGTCGTGGCTGCCGCCGCGACGCTTTCCCTGCTGGTCGCCGGCGCCTGGCTGCTCGTCACCCCGAACGTGACGATCTCCCGGGAGATCCATCCGGCGCGGGTCGTCGAGGGCGAGCCCGCCTTCGCCCAGCTGACCGTCACCAACATCGCCAACCGGCGCTGCCCACCCGCCCAGGCACAGGAGCGGGTGGCCGGCAGATCGGTCGGCGTCGCGTTGCCCGCGCTCGCGGCCGGCGGGTCGGCGCGGCGCACCTACCCGATCCCCACCCCGCGGCGCGGCGTGTTCGAGATCGGCCCGCTGGTCATCGCGCACAGCGACCCGCTGCGGCTGGTCCATGTGGGCCGGGCGTTGCCGCAGCGCTCCGTCCTGCGGGTACGCCCGCGGGTGCACGCCATCCCGCCGTTGCCGACCGGTGGCTCGCCCGACCTGGAAGGCCCGACCTCGGACGCCGCTCCGCGCGGCGGCGTCGCCTTCCATTCGCTGCGGGAGTACGTCCGCGGGGACGATCCGCGCCTGATCCACTGGCCGTCGACGGCGAAGCTGCGAAAGAAGATGGTCCGGCACAACGTGATCCCCAACGACCCCACGATGCTGGTGGTGCTGGACACCAGCGCGGCGCCCTACACGGGTGACGCGTTCGAGGACGCGGTGCGCATCGTGGCGTCGCTGGTGGTCTCCGGGCATACCCATGGCTTCCCGGTCGTACTGCGCACCACCGGTGGCGAGCAGGTGGCGGCCGGTCACGGCCGCGAGTCCCTCGACGCGGCACTGGACCTGCTCGCGGCCGTCTCGCCCCGCGAGGGCGACCCGGGACTGGCCGGCCTCGCCGGCATGGTTCCCGGTGAGCCCGGGGTGGCCCTCGGAGCGGTCACCGGTCAGCCCGCGGCCGGCCAGCTGGCCGCCGTGACGAAGGTCAGGCCCCGGTTCGCGATGGTCAGCCTGGTGCTGGTCGGGGAGCCGCGGGGGCGGCCGACGGTGTCGGGTGCGCTGGTTGTCCACGCGCGTACCAGCGAGGCCTTCGCGGCGGAGTGGACATCCGGGGCGGGGGCGGCCCGGTGA
- a CDS encoding MMPL family transporter produces MSGFLYRVGRLAATRPWRVIGVWVVALVVATVLAAQLGGEPHDDFDAPGTASQRGTDLLRAEFPALAEAQARVVLHTRDGSPVATGLTDTVARRLADVPAVVVVSPPQVSADGDTAMFTLNYDRPVTDLGGSKAIDQLVDAVTPAAEAGLTTEFGGQVAENVQEVSGTAEAVGIAFALVILLIAFGSIIAAGVPLAVALIGLGIGSAGITLIAAGTDVSTIAPTLASMVGIGVGIDYALLLVTRHVEGLRNGLSVPEAAARANGTAGVSVLFAGVTVVLSLMGLRLVGLNTYVTTGFTTAAVVVTVVVTALTLVPALCGLAGTRLLGRRARAALNASAAAGAPVAMVQDTADRTAQPEPETKPNPHPQPQPQPRRTLTAAWAERVGRRPLPWATGALLLLLLLAAPILGMRTWPQDAGSQPDSTYQRRAYDLIAAEYGPGANGPLIVAVDLRRISATDLDGLVRRLAATPDVAAVAEPVVAPSGDAAVIIVTPTVGPSDERAAELVRTLRAEVLPAGVEITGLTAVYTDLSRWMSDRLWWVVGFVVGVSLLLLTLVFRSPVVALKAAVMNLLSIAAAYGVVTVVFQWGWGTDLLGLPHSVPMSSWLPVLMFTVLFGLSMDYEVFLLSRIREDYLATGDPHGSVVRGLASTGRVISSAALIMISVFAGFALDPDVTVKMVGFGMAVAVLVDATIIRMIMVPATMALLGRANWWLPGWLDRVLPHLDVHGSGPAAPSTPRPDSEPTADSLGLPAVGHTHLPLPRQQDPLAPLDETDQQQPDPIGR; encoded by the coding sequence ATGTCCGGGTTCCTTTACCGGGTGGGACGGCTGGCCGCGACCCGGCCCTGGCGCGTGATCGGCGTGTGGGTCGTCGCGCTCGTCGTGGCGACGGTGCTCGCCGCCCAGCTGGGAGGCGAGCCGCACGACGACTTCGACGCGCCGGGCACCGCCTCCCAACGCGGCACCGACCTGCTGCGCGCCGAGTTCCCGGCGCTCGCGGAGGCCCAGGCCCGGGTGGTTCTGCACACCCGGGACGGCAGCCCGGTCGCGACCGGGCTCACGGACACCGTCGCGCGGCGGCTGGCCGACGTCCCGGCGGTCGTGGTCGTCAGCCCACCACAGGTCTCCGCCGACGGTGACACCGCGATGTTCACCCTGAACTACGACCGCCCGGTCACCGACCTCGGCGGCAGCAAGGCCATCGACCAGCTCGTCGACGCCGTCACACCCGCGGCCGAGGCCGGGCTGACCACCGAGTTCGGCGGCCAGGTGGCCGAGAACGTGCAGGAGGTCAGCGGCACCGCCGAGGCGGTCGGCATCGCGTTCGCGCTGGTCATCCTGCTGATCGCGTTCGGATCGATCATCGCGGCCGGGGTGCCGCTGGCGGTGGCGCTGATCGGTCTCGGTATCGGCAGCGCCGGCATCACGCTCATCGCGGCCGGCACCGACGTCAGCACCATCGCACCGACCCTCGCCTCGATGGTCGGCATCGGCGTCGGCATCGACTACGCACTGCTGCTGGTCACCCGGCATGTCGAGGGGCTGCGCAACGGCCTGAGCGTGCCCGAGGCCGCGGCCCGGGCCAACGGCACCGCCGGTGTCTCCGTGCTGTTCGCCGGGGTGACGGTCGTGCTCTCCCTGATGGGCCTGCGCCTCGTCGGGCTCAACACGTACGTCACGACCGGCTTCACCACCGCGGCGGTGGTGGTGACGGTCGTCGTCACCGCTCTCACCCTCGTCCCGGCGCTGTGTGGCCTCGCGGGGACCAGGCTGCTCGGCCGACGCGCCCGCGCCGCCCTCAATGCATCGGCGGCGGCCGGCGCTCCTGTGGCCATGGTCCAGGACACGGCCGACCGCACAGCTCAACCGGAACCGGAGACGAAGCCGAACCCACACCCGCAGCCGCAGCCGCAGCCGCGACGCACGCTGACCGCGGCCTGGGCCGAGCGGGTGGGGCGACGTCCGCTGCCCTGGGCGACCGGCGCCCTGCTGCTCTTGCTGCTGCTCGCCGCGCCCATCCTCGGCATGCGCACCTGGCCGCAGGATGCCGGCAGCCAGCCGGACTCCACCTACCAGCGCCGCGCCTACGACCTGATCGCCGCCGAGTACGGCCCCGGCGCGAACGGCCCGTTGATCGTCGCGGTCGACCTGCGCAGGATCTCCGCCACCGATCTCGACGGGCTGGTCCGCCGCCTCGCCGCCACCCCGGATGTCGCCGCGGTCGCCGAACCGGTGGTCGCGCCCAGCGGCGACGCGGCGGTGATCATCGTGACGCCGACGGTCGGGCCGAGCGACGAACGCGCCGCGGAGCTCGTACGTACGTTGCGCGCCGAGGTGCTGCCGGCCGGCGTCGAGATCACCGGTCTGACCGCCGTCTACACCGACCTGTCGCGCTGGATGTCCGACCGGCTGTGGTGGGTGGTCGGGTTCGTCGTGGGTGTCTCCTTGTTGCTCCTGACGCTCGTGTTCCGCTCACCGGTCGTCGCGCTGAAGGCGGCGGTGATGAACCTGCTCTCGATCGCGGCCGCGTACGGCGTCGTGACCGTGGTCTTCCAGTGGGGCTGGGGGACGGATCTGCTCGGTCTGCCGCACAGCGTGCCGATGTCGAGCTGGCTGCCGGTGCTGATGTTCACCGTGCTGTTCGGGCTGAGCATGGACTACGAGGTGTTCCTGCTCTCCCGGATCCGCGAGGACTACCTGGCGACCGGCGACCCGCACGGCAGCGTCGTGCGGGGGCTCGCCTCCACCGGCCGGGTGATCAGCTCCGCCGCACTCATCATGATCTCGGTCTTCGCCGGCTTCGCGCTCGACCCGGACGTCACCGTGAAGATGGTCGGTTTCGGGATGGCGGTCGCCGTGCTCGTCGACGCGACCATCATCCGCATGATCATGGTGCCGGCCACCATGGCACTGCTCGGCCGGGCGAACTGGTGGCTGCCCGGCTGGCTCGATCGCGTGCTGCCGCACCTGGACGTCCACGGCAGCGGCCCCGCCGCGCCGTCAACGCCCCGCCCCGACAGTGAGCCCACGGCCGACAGCCTGGGCCTGCCCGCGGTCGGTCACACGCACCTCCCCCTACCCCGGCAGCAGGATCCCCTCGCTCCCCTCGACGAGACCGACCAGCAACAACCCGACCCGATCGGCCGGTGA
- a CDS encoding transglutaminase domain-containing protein → MLVALACLPAALVAGRLFAGMRYLAPLAGAVVAAALVAWLSAQLVARLELVWLLGLVGGVLYGVVLTAGNVDLLVSGLRVGWPRVLAAAVPAEPRAVLLIPLGAMLWVAAHLAVVLVVRTENTLLPLLPPLVGLIGVLLLVGDAGDGVTAATLALGGWRPSPVLLTGAFILLAMAVAALRAARPLAAPDPATGPAGGPDGPGGPAGPGGPDGSPGRARRALNGSLVVTVVVVVVVTLLATVIGRQLPVAARFDPREHVSPPVENVTALNPLVQVRAQLVDAEHEVFTVRLADDPRTGRPAVADTRVRIAALGDFDGASWRDDGRFVRVDQTLPTSDGSSVRPSTSVTVRAEVTFGAAGSDLLPTFGQPTSVTYHPAAEVAGAAPVGGSGDAPDLVFQPSSGSLAALATPARGDRVELVMQVPRPSQRALAEAVPATGTAAEPYTTLPGRPSWLEATAKRLVGDARTPYQQLDALQKALAGPGYPYDLSASPGHSYGVLNDFLNPQQETDSHGYAEQHATAFAALARALGFPTRVAVGYLLDRNRVTTDGAFTVTNWQAHAWPEVLLAGIGWVSFEPTDISDLRHRAPTVEPMPLGGRSIEAPASLKPLEPPGVDPPSDAGGGAGGGAGRVLAWTLLIAVVSLLGLVLVTLSLIIGEKARRRAARSRGTAGDRVRGAWHEARDRLAEHGVSRSRALTYREVLGLAGQRPATAAAEQPLRELAALAEMARFAGGGAFEPDATRAWQLVAQIRQGLRNSNGRASALRARIDPRPLLPPPRGSSDLPPDPAAEVAPGGQAARIPEPAVSAGPATGFGPPPAPGPVAGFGSVDGVGPVAAPAAPADPQPSEPDGPAGPPPSSWAEPR, encoded by the coding sequence GTGCTCGTCGCGCTAGCCTGCCTGCCGGCCGCGCTGGTCGCCGGCCGGCTGTTCGCCGGGATGCGTTACCTGGCGCCGCTCGCCGGTGCCGTCGTGGCCGCCGCGCTGGTCGCGTGGCTTTCGGCCCAGCTGGTGGCGAGGCTCGAACTGGTCTGGCTGCTCGGTCTCGTCGGCGGCGTGCTCTACGGCGTCGTCCTGACTGCCGGGAACGTGGACCTGCTGGTGAGCGGCCTGCGGGTCGGCTGGCCACGGGTCCTGGCCGCCGCCGTTCCGGCCGAGCCACGCGCGGTGCTGCTGATACCGCTGGGCGCGATGCTGTGGGTGGCGGCCCACCTCGCGGTCGTCCTGGTCGTGCGCACCGAGAACACCCTGCTCCCGCTGCTGCCGCCGCTCGTCGGGCTGATCGGTGTGCTGCTGCTGGTCGGCGACGCCGGCGACGGCGTCACCGCGGCCACCCTCGCCCTCGGCGGCTGGCGGCCGTCCCCGGTGCTGCTCACCGGCGCCTTCATCCTGCTGGCGATGGCCGTGGCGGCGCTGCGAGCGGCGCGGCCGCTGGCGGCTCCCGACCCGGCGACCGGCCCGGCCGGCGGTCCCGACGGTCCTGGTGGGCCTGCTGGGCCTGGCGGTCCGGACGGATCTCCGGGCCGAGCGCGGCGTGCGCTGAACGGATCACTTGTGGTGACAGTGGTCGTCGTCGTGGTCGTCACGCTGCTGGCGACGGTGATCGGCCGCCAGCTGCCGGTCGCGGCCCGGTTCGACCCGCGAGAGCACGTCAGCCCGCCGGTCGAGAACGTCACCGCGCTCAACCCGCTCGTCCAGGTGCGTGCCCAGCTGGTCGACGCGGAGCATGAGGTCTTCACCGTGCGACTGGCTGACGATCCGAGGACCGGCAGGCCGGCGGTCGCCGACACCCGGGTGCGGATCGCCGCGCTCGGCGACTTCGACGGCGCCAGCTGGCGCGACGACGGCCGGTTCGTCCGGGTCGACCAGACGCTTCCGACCTCCGACGGGTCGTCGGTACGACCGTCCACCTCGGTCACCGTGCGTGCCGAGGTCACGTTCGGCGCGGCCGGCAGCGATCTGCTTCCGACGTTCGGCCAGCCCACGTCAGTCACGTACCACCCGGCCGCCGAGGTCGCCGGAGCCGCACCGGTCGGCGGGAGCGGTGACGCGCCCGATCTCGTCTTCCAGCCTTCCTCCGGATCACTCGCCGCGCTGGCCACGCCCGCGCGAGGTGACCGCGTCGAACTGGTCATGCAGGTGCCGCGACCCAGCCAGCGGGCGCTGGCCGAGGCCGTCCCCGCCACCGGCACCGCGGCCGAGCCCTACACGACCCTGCCGGGCAGGCCGAGCTGGCTGGAGGCGACCGCCAAACGGCTGGTCGGCGACGCCCGCACGCCCTACCAGCAGCTCGACGCCCTCCAGAAGGCGCTCGCCGGGCCCGGCTATCCGTATGACCTGTCCGCTTCCCCGGGGCACTCCTACGGTGTTCTGAACGACTTCCTCAATCCTCAGCAGGAGACGGACTCGCACGGGTACGCCGAGCAGCACGCCACGGCGTTCGCCGCGCTGGCCCGCGCACTGGGCTTCCCGACCAGGGTCGCCGTCGGCTACCTGCTGGACCGTAACCGGGTGACCACCGACGGCGCGTTCACCGTCACGAACTGGCAGGCACACGCCTGGCCGGAGGTCCTGCTCGCGGGCATCGGCTGGGTCTCGTTCGAGCCGACCGACATCAGCGATCTCCGCCACCGGGCGCCGACCGTGGAGCCGATGCCACTCGGCGGGAGGAGCATCGAGGCCCCCGCGTCGTTGAAGCCGCTCGAACCACCGGGCGTGGATCCGCCGTCGGACGCCGGCGGCGGTGCGGGAGGCGGAGCTGGTCGTGTCCTTGCGTGGACTCTGCTCATCGCCGTGGTCTCCCTGCTGGGGCTGGTCCTGGTCACCCTGTCGCTGATCATCGGCGAGAAGGCGCGTCGCCGTGCGGCGCGCAGCCGCGGCACCGCCGGCGACCGGGTGCGAGGTGCCTGGCATGAGGCCAGGGACAGGCTCGCCGAGCACGGCGTTTCCCGCTCGCGGGCGCTGACCTACCGCGAGGTGCTCGGCCTGGCGGGGCAGCGGCCGGCCACCGCCGCGGCCGAACAGCCGCTGCGCGAGCTCGCGGCGCTGGCCGAGATGGCCCGGTTCGCCGGCGGGGGCGCGTTCGAGCCCGACGCCACGCGCGCCTGGCAGCTCGTCGCGCAGATCCGCCAGGGGCTTCGGAACAGCAACGGCCGGGCGAGCGCGCTGCGGGCGAGGATCGATCCGCGGCCACTGCTGCCACCACCACGCGGATCCTCCGATCTCCCGCCGGACCCGGCAGCGGAGGTTGCGCCGGGCGGGCAGGCGGCGCGCATCCCCGAACCAGCGGTCAGCGCCGGGCCGGCGACCGGTTTCGGGCCGCCGCCAGCTCCCGGACCAGTGGCTGGTTTCGGCTCGGTGGACGGTGTCGGGCCGGTGGCGGCTCCGGCGGCGCCCGCCGATCCCCAGCCGTCGGAACCGGACGGGCCGGCGGGCCCACCACCCTCCTCCTGGGCCGAACCGAGGTAG
- a CDS encoding AAA family ATPase gives MPDPIRQRAAVTPSEVAWFADRCNRIVENVERVIRGKTEVIRLAVTCLAAEGHLLIEDVPGVGKTSLAKALAGSLDGGTSRRIQCTPDLLPTDITGVSIWNEQTSGFEFRRGAVFGNVVLADEINRASPKTQSALLEVMEERQVTVDGATHPVPRPFLVIATQNPVEHGGTYDLPEAQIDRFMARLTMGYPDYGPEAEMILNRAAGHSVVDLAPVVPAAEIHQMTDLVHRVHLAQPVVHYILDIVVATRTHPEVRLGVSPRGALTLAVAAQAHAAARGSWFVTPDHVKDLVLPVLAHRVLLRPEAELAGTTPERLLRAIVASARVPD, from the coding sequence ATGCCGGATCCGATCAGGCAGCGTGCGGCTGTGACGCCATCGGAGGTGGCCTGGTTCGCCGATCGCTGCAACAGGATCGTCGAGAACGTCGAGCGGGTCATCCGCGGCAAGACGGAGGTGATCCGGCTGGCCGTGACCTGCCTGGCCGCCGAGGGGCACCTGCTCATCGAGGACGTCCCCGGCGTGGGTAAGACCTCGCTGGCGAAGGCCCTGGCCGGCTCCCTCGACGGCGGTACCAGCCGTCGCATCCAGTGCACCCCGGACCTGCTGCCCACCGACATCACCGGGGTGTCGATCTGGAACGAGCAGACCAGCGGGTTCGAGTTCCGCCGGGGCGCCGTGTTCGGGAACGTGGTCCTCGCGGACGAGATCAACAGGGCGTCCCCGAAGACCCAGTCGGCGCTGCTGGAGGTGATGGAGGAGCGGCAGGTCACCGTGGACGGCGCGACCCATCCGGTGCCACGGCCGTTCCTGGTGATCGCGACGCAGAACCCGGTCGAGCACGGCGGTACGTACGACCTGCCCGAAGCCCAGATCGACCGGTTCATGGCGCGCCTGACCATGGGGTATCCGGACTACGGCCCCGAGGCCGAGATGATCCTGAACCGGGCCGCCGGCCATTCCGTCGTGGACCTGGCCCCCGTGGTCCCGGCCGCGGAGATCCACCAGATGACCGATCTGGTGCACCGGGTCCACCTGGCGCAGCCGGTCGTCCACTACATCCTCGACATCGTCGTGGCCACCCGGACGCATCCGGAGGTGCGCCTCGGCGTGAGCCCGCGTGGCGCGCTCACGCTGGCTGTCGCCGCGCAGGCGCACGCCGCCGCCCGCGGCTCCTGGTTCGTCACCCCCGACCATGTGAAGGACCTCGTTCTGCCCGTGCTGGCCCACCGGGTGCTGCTTCGCCCGGAGGCGGAGCTGGCCGGCACCACCCCCGAACGGCTCCTGCGCGCGATCGTCGCGTCGGCCCGGGTGCCGGACTGA